Genomic window (Mustela erminea isolate mMusErm1 chromosome X, mMusErm1.Pri, whole genome shotgun sequence):
CTTGGAGACTGATTTGATccacacttgtcatgatgagttCAGACGCCAGGATCTGGGTGGGAGAACTGTCATGAAACTCGGTGTCCATGATGTACTGCTTATATAACTCAACCACCTTCTGCTCCAGGTACTCATTCAACACTGCATTTGACATGGGCTTCTGCATTTGCaggctgcttttctctttgaTGCTGGTTATTCTCCAGTAGGATGAGTACCGCTGGATAGGTTTCTGGGGAAAGTAGCTGGGCTGGGGGGAAATGGAATCCTCCATGGGCAAAGGAATCTCTGATGACTTCAGCAAGGGGCCGTATTCAAAACTGCTCTGAGGGGGAAAATCTGTTGTCACTGAATTAATAGCCATCACCTGGTCCCCTGCAATATGTAAGTCATTGTAATTCTTGCAAATACTCTGGCAGGAGGGTGGAACCAAGTAGGTCTCTCGGCTGGAGTCTCTACATATTTCAACTGCAGCCACGTTGGGACTTTCAAACACAGGATTGGGGTTCGTCTGCAGCATTGTGGCCCTCTGATTTCTACTGTGTTGGCTCTCTCTTGAATGCACTGAAGAAATAAACTTGTCCGAGGATTTGCAGCTCACATACCGACTTCGCACTTGGGTTTCATCCACAGAGCAGTAGGAATGAGTTGCAGATTTcgtctcttcttccctctcctcagccACCTGCTCATTATAAGATGAACAGCTCCAGTGGATGTCCTTCTGGTAGGCAAGTCCACTGAGATACCCTTCGGACAGCATTCTGGAAAGAGAGTTGATAAGTAATAATGGAGGAAATGAAGACTGGAATTGTAAAAATGAGCAGttgaacatggcagggatgtccattatcaccactgcaattcaacatagtaatagaagtcctagcctcagcaatcagacaacaaaaagaaattaaaggcatccaaatcagcaaagaagaagtcaaactctcactctttgcagacaatgtgatactttatgtggaaaacccaaaggactccactccaaatctgctagaactcacacaggaattcagtaaaatgtcaggatataaaatcaatgcacagaaatcagttgcatttctatataccaacaacaagactgaagaaagagaaattaaggagtcgatcccatttacaattgcacccagaaccataagatacctaggaataaacccaaccaaagaggcaaagaatctgtactcagaagaCTATAAGGcactcataaaagaaatggaggaagacacaaagaaatggaaaaatattccatgctcatggattggaagaacaaatattgtaaaaatgtctatgttatctaaagaaatctacatgtttaatgcaatccctatcaaaatatcatcaattttttttcaaggaaatggaacaaataatcctaaaatttatagggaaccagaaaagaccctgaagagccagaggaatgttgaaaaagaaagccaaagttggtggcatcacaattccagacttcaagctctattagaaagctgttatcatcaaggcagtatggtactggcacaaaaacagacacatagatcaatggaacagaatagaaagcccataaatagaccctcaactctatggtcaactaatctttgacaaagcaggaaagaatgtccaatggaaaaaagacagtctcttcaacaaattgtgttgggaaaattggacagccacatgcagaaataaaactggaccatttccttacatcacacacaaaaatagactcaaagtggatgaaagacctcagtgtaagagcacctgggtggctcagttggttgagcagctgccttcggctcaggtcatgatcctggacttccaggattgagtcccgcatcgtgctcccagctccttggggagtctgcttctccctctgaccttctcctctctcatgctctctctcactcattctctctcaaataaataaataaaatctattaaaaaaaagacctcagtgtgagaaaggaatccatcaaaatccttgaggagaacacaggcagcaacctcttcgacctcagctgtagcaacttcttcctagaaacatcgccaaaggcaagggaagcaatggcaaaaatgaactactaggacttcatcaagataaaaaccttttgcacagcaaaggaaacagtcaacaaagccaaaagacaactgacagaatgggagaagatatttgcaaatgacatatcagataagggctagtttccaaaatctataaaaaacttaccaaactcaacacctaaagaacaaataatccaatcaagaaatgggaagaggacatgaacagacatttctgcaaagaagacaaccagatggccaacagacacatgaaaaaaatgttccacatccctcggcatcagggaaatacaaatcaaaaccacaatgaggggggtgcctgggtggctcagcgggttaagccgctgccttcggctcaggtcatgaactcggagtcctgggatcgagccctgcatcgggctctctgctcagcagggagcctgcttcctcctctctctctgcctgcctctctgcctgcttgtgatctctgtctgtcaaataaaaaaaaaattaaaaaaacacaatgagataccaccacacacgagtcagaatggctaaaattaacaagtcaggaaatgacagatgctggcaaggatgtggagaaaggggaaccctcctacactgttggtaggaatgcaagctggtgcagccactctggaaaacagcatggaggttcctcaaaaagtggaaaatggaGCTACTGTAccacccagaaattgcactactggtaatctaccctaaagattcaaacgtagtgatccgaaggggcacgtgtacccgaatgtttatagcagcaatgtccacaatagacaaactatggaaagaacctagatgtccatcaacagatgaatggataaagaagatgcggtaaatatatacaatggaatgctatgcagccatcaaaagaaatgaaatcttgccatttgtgacggtgtggatggaactatagggtattaggctgagcgaaatgagtcaatcagagaaagacaattttcatatgctctccctgatctCCCTCccatatgaggaagttgagaagcaacgtagggggttggggggtaggatagggataaatgaaacaagatgggatcagtagggagagaaaccataagagactcttaatctcacaaaacaaacagttGCCACGGGGAGGGGGATAGGAGAGggtgggtgggttatggacattggggagggtatgtgctatggtgagtgctgtgaagtgtgtaagcctgatgattcacagacctatactcctggggctaatgatacattacatgttaataaaaaaaaatccatacaacaataaaaaatgagcagTTGATGGTAGCAAAAATaaaggggggcatctgggtggctcaatgggttaagtgtctctgtctttggctcaggtcatgatttcagggtcctggaatcaagtcccacattggactctctattcagcagggagtctgcttctccctctgtgctccctcactccctcccccacccctgcaaattaaatttttttaaagatttcattcatttgtcaaagagagagcacaagcagggagagcagcaggcagaggtagaagcagacttctgctgagcaaggagcccaatatgggactcagtcccaggactgggcatcataacctgagctgaaggtaggtgtttaaccgaatgagccacccagggctccccaaattaaacttttaaaaaaatttaaaatagaggaCAAAAAAGGTgataacaggggtgcctgtgtggctcagtgggttaggctgctgccttctgctcaggtcatgatctcagggtgctgggatcgagtcccgcatcgggctctctgctcagcagggagcctgcttcccctctctctctgcctgcctctctgcctacttgtgatctctctctgtcaaataaataaataaaatctttaaaaaaaaaggtgataacaTTTATCCACCAAGCCTTTAATAATTATGTGTCTGCTGTATACCAGGACTATGGCCTAtggtagaaataaaaagacaaagagaaatagtTGAGTCTTTCAAGAAGGTTCTACTATGGGAGAAAAGCTGGGTGCAGACAATTACAATATTACATCACGGAGGATTGGAACAGTGATGAGTACCAAGAAAGTACGGAAGAGGAGCCACTAATATAGcctggggcaaaggcagagaAGTCACAGAATATGTCTTAGGGAAGGTGACATTTTAGCTAAATTGTGAACACTGGAAGTTTCAGCCATACAGAGTTAAAAGAGAATATGTTGGCATGGCCTTTTGGCCGTGTGCCAGGATGCTGAGTATAAGTGGAAGGGGCTAGAAAAGACTGTAATTGGGTCTTGGAGGGCCTTGGGTGTCAGGCAGCAGTGTTTGCTTTCTGTTCGAGAGAAAATGGGGACTGACTGAGAAGTTGGAAATTGGGGAAATAACTAGTGGGTTACGGGGAGAGGGGTTGGAATGCAGAAACTTACAATAAATTTTACTGAAAGTAAGAGctgtgtcttactcatctttataTTGCTCCCTGGGAACTGGCACAAGTGTTTGCATTTTGAAGGAACTCAAAATATAGCTGTTAATAGCTGGAATTAAGTAATCAACAATGGCAGGTAGGAAAAGAATTCACTACAAACCCATCACAAAGGCCCACGGAGCCTCCCTATATCTGCAGCAGAAGGGGTTCCCTGCTCTATCCTGCCTGCTTCTCACTGTATGACATCCTGGAAATGTCTCTGCGCCCAGCTGATCTGTTTACCTCTCCCCTAGTTAGCAAGGAGCTTTCTGGATCTGGGACTTTGGCttcacctgcctcccctctgccccctcagcAGGTGTCCCTGGAGTCTAGAGTGGCTGGAACAGGCTGGAAAAAGAGCAGCTGCGTTTTCTAAAAACAGAACCATGTGGTATTCCTGGCAGTGGGACTCCAGACAACAGAAAAGGTAACTGTTCCTCGTTGGCTTTGAGGGCCAGGCTTTTCAGACACATCTATTAACTTGAGCCTGAAATTGAAAAGTCAAATGAGGGGACGCCTGCATTGCTCAGTTGGTCGAGCgccagccttcggctcaggttagtatcccagagtcctgggatagaactccttgctcagtggagagtctgcttctccctctccctctgcctgcctttcccactacttgtgctctgtctctctctcacaaatattaaaatacaaaacaaacaaacaaaaagtgtttttaaaaaaagtcaaataggAAATAATGTTATCTAAACAGAAGGgtcctatttttacattttagcatccccaagtgattttttaattgtataaggataatattataaacagaaaaaaaacagtatacttgttttaattatataagttactttttcagtgttgatttttcttttttagaactaCTGGGAGATAGAGTCAGTaaatttatcaattatttaaGTAATTACTATATTCTACTCATTGTTCCATACCATAAAGGCACAAAATTAAAGGTCTTCAACAAATCTGTGAGGTGATTCTTGTGTGCCAGACACACATAGGAGGATAATGAAACTGTTTCCTGAGAAAACTTTCTAAGTGTAGTTCTTCCCTTAACCTGAACATCAAGATGGAAAGGCAGCTCTTAGCTCCATGAGAAGCAGGTAATTGACAAAGCAATGCACCTTATCCCACAGCTGTAATAGTGATACAACTCGTTCCCAACTCACCCCCTCCGCCCCACCCTGGCTGCCCCTAGGGACTTCAGCCATCAAGGTCTCAGAATACCATCTGAGAAACCAGAACAAAAATGAGGCTTTTTACTTCTGAGTTCATAAATGGTCCTCTAGAATTCTTGGCAGAATCCAGTTTCAGAAAAAGGgcttttagggcacctgggtagctcagtgggttaaagcccctgccttcggctcaggtcatgattccagggtcctgggattaagccctgcattgggctctctgctcagcggggagcctgcttccccctctctctgcctgtctctctaatTGTAATCTCTGTCGAATACatacattatctttaaaaaaaaaaaaaaagaaaagaaaaagggcttTTGAGAAAATGTAACTTGAACCTTTAAACTCGAGACTCCAGAGCCCTAACAGATGTATGGCATGGTATTTATGCATCCACATGAGACTACTGGATATAATTCCCCACCAGTAGAAGTGCTGTGACTCCAGCTAGCTTTGGGAAGCCAGATAAAGAGGTCTGTGCCCTACCTCCCACAGAAAATATGAGGAAGCAGCAAGTCGAGGGAAATTCTCTCCTGCTCAGCATGGTGTGGGAGGATGAGAACTGGCCACATGGATTGCTTCGATGGACAGGAATGAGGCTGCCTCATCAAGTTGGCTCATACACCCAGAACCTCCAGGCCTGGAGGAGACCTAGGTTAGTGGTGGGATGATTGCAGACATATTTATAAACTGTTCTCCAGGTACTGGATGAATAAGTTTCCATGGATCCCCATACGATGACACATTGACCACCAAGCATTGTCCCCTTCCCTCATATGCACAAGTGTGTGCGCAAGCTTGCATTGAGGGGAGGACCCAGTGAGGAAGGAGCCCTGCAGTGACTGAAGAACTCCTGATCAATTTTTAATCTTAATATTCATAAGAAAATTGAGAACAGGAGACAAGTGCAATAACATTTCAGAAGCCAGAAAGCAGGAGACCAAGGGTTAATGTCtttggagatgagaaaactgactcTTAATAAGAACTGCGGAAAAATACAAGAGCCAATTCTGGGCAGAAGGGATGTGAGCTACTGTCTATATTCTCAAGGGGACAGAGTGGATGAAACAATCTTTAATTAAAAGTAGGATGCAATAAAAAATTCTCAAgtccttagaaattaaaaatgttagtgAATTTTAAAGCTCAATAGATAGATTGCAAAGTAAAGTTGAGGCAAACTCCCAGTTtgaaagtagaacaaaaataCAGGATGAAAAATggtaaagataaaataagaaaaccagtCCAGGAGATTCATTATCTGAGCAACAGAAGTCtcagaaagaagacagagaatatAGGGGAGAAATTTAAACAAAGAGTATTTCCCAGAACTGGAGGACAGGTTTCCAGAATACTGGGTAAATGCCCACTTTTCCTATAGGTCCCCTCTTGTTACTGTAAACCAATTgcttgggaaaaagagaaaactttatacatttttcagagagaaaaaaagaatacaagaaccAGAACGTTTAGACTTCTCCAAAGCAACACAAGAAGAAAGAACGTTATGTAACAATGTCTAAAAATTTTTGGTTGAAATTTATAATCAACCTAGGATTTAATAACCTAATCATCAATCGAGTATAaggataaaatagatttttttaagtcacaaGTCTCAAATAGCTCATCTCCCAGGAAGTCAGTGGAAGATGTGCTCTACTGAAAGGAGTTAGAGGCTCGAAAGGCAACTTGGCTGCTTGAAATAGATCAGAAGTCTTCTGGAGACTTCATAAGTCTGAGCACTCTGAAGTAAGATTTATGTAATTGACTACGGACTCGGTGGTGAATTAGGAAGAGCAAAGCAAGTGAAAAATTTCAACCAGTGCAACAGAACTTTCTGAAATGATGCAatgatctctttctgtccaaAATGTTAAGCAATAGCTACATGTGGTTAGCAAGCCCTTGAAATGCAGCTAATGAaacttatttgaattttatttaaattcatttaaaacccCACATGGCACTCTATGGGACAGCATGGGATTAGAAGATACTGACGGTGAtaacataaaactttaaaatactcaAGACAGGCAATGTAATTGTAATTTGATGTGTACCAGGTGATCTGTCATTCAGAGCCACATCTGAATAATTCATCTCTGTACTCCTTTCAAGGAGTGTTGGAGAGGGGTTCTCAAAAGCTAGTGAACCAAGGACAAAAACTCTGAGCTATTTGTTGATGGTCTATGGGACCCTAATCTGAGACACTTTAGCTATTTTGAAACCAAGATTATATGACacttcctgttcattttttttccattactgtGTGGGGAAGTCTAGAATCCCTATGTGAGTGGttcaaggaaatttttaaaagctgttttaaTAGTGTGGTCTCTTAGGTGGGTCTGAGGTGATGAAAGTGCCATCTAATACATATTTCTCGGGTGATGGATATGTGAAATATCTGTGTTGTCCAACACGACAGCCAAGAGCCACATAGGACTAGTGAGGGCAGGAAACATAGCTAGTGTGAcagtttcctttcatttaaatTGCCATGTTTGGCTGTCATATCACACTCCACAGATCTAGGGAATTATAATCTCTAGCTTATAAGTTAAAAAGTtgtgcagcaaaaaaaaaaaaaaaagatatggtttACTACATTGCTGAGTTGGACATAGTTTGGATAGTCACAATAATATATAAAGTGGTGAAAATTGATCTAACCAAATTTGAGCTGTAGTCACAGGATGACAAAGTGAGGAGACAAGAATAGTACTTGATCATGTAGAGTCATGTATAGCAATAAAAAGTGTCTTAGGCATTTGCCTCCATGTCGAGACTGGGTGGTCAACTGGTGTAGAAAAAGGAACACGGACTTAGTACTTGGTGTATGTATTTGATAGAAGccggggaggggaaaaaagaaacgaAATCATTATTTGATtgatgacaaagaaataaatgaggccccaaagagaaaaatacaaaagttggCAGTAAATTCtaagtaattatttaataaaaaggagataaaagtaGTTTCTTTTGGAAAAGAGGGGCAAGGACTGCTGTTTTGCCTAACAAACCTCTTAGGATAATTTGACCCAAATTATGTTCATGTACAACTTGGATTCATTTCTTAATGAAAGTAGaaacttactatttttaaagtaactaaggggttgggggggaagagGCTGGCCCTTCCTATACAGCTGAGTTTGTGGTTAAagataaaacacttttttttttaaatttttgagagaaagagcgtgcaggcagggtggggaagcagatgtgttggggttgggggtgctgtgtgaggggagggacagagggagagagagagtcttaacaggcttcatgcccagcacagagctgaacCTGGGGCTTGActtcacaaccctgatatcatgacctgaaatgaaatcaagagtcagaagcttgaCCAGCTGAGTCACTGAGGCGCCCCAAAGATAGAACATATTCTAAGGgtgaagaagagacagaaaaatcacTGTATAAGGTAAACTTTTATTTGGCTCTAAAAAACAAGAAGGATTTCTCAAGgcatgagaaagaggaagaattcttacagagagagaagtcaaCAGAAGTGAAGAGACTTGAGTTGTCATTCTCCTGTTGTCAGTAACAGACACCAGTCTGGGTGGGGTACAAGTGTCTATTTTGCACAGTCATGATCACCTAAGGGTTTTACTAAAATTTCACAGTCCTTCTTTATTAGCCCTTGTTCCCATTCAGCCCTATCCCAAATCTCCCACTATGTGTCCTGTTTCTTTTTATACCAAATAATCAGCCCTAATgggtcttctttcattttatgtgAATGATGTTTATGAGCACTATAGATCATCCCCACTTCCTCCAAAACAATGATGGAGGAAGGTCTAGGATTTGGTTTGGAATAATGGGTCTTTTGCACCATTATCAGCAGAGAGCTTTGTTGGTAACTTGATTCTGATGGAACAAGAACCCTATTCTTTTGACGTGTGGGGCCCAGTGCAGGCCACTAAGACAGAAAGCGGTAAGTCCAATGATGGAACAGCAGAAAATAGGTCCTAATTTCTAGGGAGAGGTATGCTTATGGCTAAAGGAAAAGATTGCTTGGCGGGAAGAGCATTTGGGGAAGCAAGTCGAGTCATGCGAGGCTGAGGATGTGCAGTGTACCTTGCTGGCCATACAAAGCTCTAGAAGGTAACTAAGCCCATGCAGAGAGTGCTGGGTTCATCCCCAGCTGAGGGATTAGGACAAGAATCAGGGAGGGAGGTCTCAGAAGAGGAAGCGAAGAAATGAACTTGAGGGACTGAGACTCGTGCACatggaaatgaaggaaaggagCCAAAAATAACCAAGTCTGGGCCTGCTGGGGAAATGGCACCAGCACTGAAGAAAATGGGAGATCAAGAGAAAGCTGGAAAAGGAGCTAACAGGTTTAGTTGAGTTCCACCTGAGTCTCACATGAGATGACCTTTCTAAGTGCAAGTCTCTAATTGTACATTGGAGATGCAGGCAGGGGGCCCTTTAGAGAGGCCACTTACAATCCACAGTGAAATCATCTTCCAGGTGTGTGCAGTGGGAATTTATAATGGAAGCTCAAGGAGCTTCTAAGTGTTGGTAGTCattttggtggggagcctgccttgcACAGCCCAAGGAGGAATGAGTCACAGCCAGAGCAGTAGTATCGATAGCTTTGAAAGACTACAAGAACTTCAAATAACTTGGACAACtcttaaaatactcttaaaatctactttctttttcttttttttttttaaagattttatttattcatttgacacagagagatcacaagtaggcagagaggcaggcagagagagagagaggaggaagcaggctccccgaggagcagagaacccgatgcgggactcgatcccaggaccctgagatcatgacctgagccgaaggcagcggcttaacccactgagccacccaggcgcccttaaaatcTACTTTCAAAGGTAAAGTTTCATTGTATATTCAGactatggcaaaaaaaaaaaaaattcttgaactAGTCATCAGGAGACCAGACTTCTGGTTCTGACCCTGTCACGAGCTGTGGTTTTAGTCTTGTTAACAACAAGCCAATGAAATACCTCACATCAGTGCTAGCTACAACCCACATCCTATTTTCAGTGCTTTTTACGTA
Coding sequences:
- the CXHXorf21 gene encoding protein CXorf21 homolog, with protein sequence MLSEGYLSGLAYQKDIHWSCSSYNEQVAEEREEETKSATHSYCSVDETQVRSRYVSCKSSDKFISSVHSRESQHSRNQRATMLQTNPNPVFESPNVAAVEICRDSSRETYLVPPSCQSICKNYNDLHIAGDQVMAINSVTTDFPPQSSFEYGPLLKSSEIPLPMEDSISPQPSYFPQKPIQRYSSYWRITSIKEKSSLQMQKPMSNAVLNEYLEQKVVELYKQYIMDTEFHDSSPTQILASELIMTSVDQISLQVSREKNLETSKAKDIVINCLLQLVSSEISTPSLHISQYSNVNP